The Longimicrobium sp. nucleotide sequence ACGGTCGGCCAACTCCACGACATACGTGCGATCGACGGTGGGTGCGGCGGCCAGGGCTTCACGGATCGTGTCAAGCTCGGCCTCATCCAGCGTGAAGCGGGCGTACAGGGTATCGCGGCCGGGGCGGCGGAAGCGGATGGAAGCTGCCTTGTCCCACACGGCGTAAGCGGGGCCCAGGTTCTTGATCAGCATCAGCATGTAGACGGGGTCCACCGCGCCGTACATGCTGCCGCCGAAGATGGTGCCCACGTAGTTGCGGGTGCGCCAGCTCAGCGGCAG carries:
- a CDS encoding DUF4442 domain-containing protein; the protein is MPESNHTRLLRWGYNFFPAYRGTGARIEYIASDFREIRIRLPLSWRTRNYVGTIFGGSMYGAVDPVYMLMLIKNLGPAYAVWDKAASIRFRRPGRDTLYARFTLDEAELDTIREALAAAPTVDRTYVVELADRAGEVHATIEKVIHIRRKAGPRG